GGTCCGCCCCCTCCGCCGGATACAGCTCCTGCATCTCCACGCAGGCCATCACCAGCGCGCCCACTCCGTGCAGGTCGTTGCTGACCTTCGGGCGGGTGACATAGCTGTTGTAGTCTCCCGCTCCGGTGCCGATGCAGATGTCCGGCAGCACCAGCCGCTCCTGCTCATCCCACTCCAGCACCTGCAGCAGACCCTCGTAGCCTTTGCGCGCTGCTGCTGCCGCCTCCTGCGCCGCCGCTTCCGGCAGAATGCCCAGCTTCACCGCCCGGGCCAGCGTATATACGAACAGGCAGGAGCCGGAGGTCTCCAGCCAGTTATCCGGCTCATGTCCCTTGTCCACCACCTGATACCAGAGGCCGCTGGCCGCATCCTGATAGCGGATCAGCGCGTGCACGAACCCGGCCAGCTCTACTCCCAGCTCCGCCCGCGCGGAATCATCCACTGGCAGCTCATCCATGAACTGCGACACCGCCAGTCCATACCAGCCGAGCGAGCGTGCCCAGAACTCCGGCGAGCAGCCGGTCTCCGGGTTAGCCCACGGCATCCGGCGGCGCTCATCCCAGGCGTGGTAGAGCAGGCCGGTGGTCTCATCCTTCATATACTTGCGCATCAGCCGCTCCTGGTGCAGCACCTCATCGCGCAAGCCTTCCTCACCGTAAGCATTCGCGTACTTCAGCGAGAAAACCCCGGCCATATACAGCCCGTCAAGCCACATCTGGTGCGCATATTTATCCTTATGCCAGTATCCGCCCTCGGCGGTCCGGTTCAGCGTCAGCAGCAGATGGCGCAGCTTCCCGGCCGCCACCCGGTACTTCGGCTTCCCGGTTCGTTCATGCAGGTTGAAGAGCAGCAGACCGGCCTGCACAGCATCCAGCTCATCCCGGGCAAAATACAAATTGCCCTGCTCATCCACCAGATCATCCACATATTCCTGGATGTAATCTATATAACGTTCCTCCCCGACCTTCTTCCACAGCAGCTCCATTCCGCACAGGAACACGCCCTGGTGATAATGCCAGCGGTGCGCAGGCGGAAGCTCCCCCGCCTTGTACGTATCCATCAGTGAATCACAGGCTTTTTGCGCCCATTCCATCGGTGTTTGCGGCCGACTGCCTATCATCGTTATACCCCTTTCCCTATGTCAAAATGTCCGGTCCATCTCCATTCTTCAGCCTCATCCCCAACCTCAGCCCTTCATCGAGCCCAGCATCGCACCCTTGGCAAAATGCTTCTGCAGGAACGGATACACCATCAGAATCGGCAGCGTCGCCACCACGATAACGGCCATCTTAATCGTCTGATCCGGCGGCGGAACCGTACCGTCCAGTGTGGCGCTGTGATCCATCCCGCTGGCCAGCACGACGATCTGCCGCAGCAGGACCTGAATCGGCCACTTGGCACTGTCATCCAGATACAGAATGGCGCTCATATACGTGTTCCAGTACGTCACGGCGTAGAACAGCGAGATTGTAGCGATCGCGGGCAGCGAGAGGGGCAGGACGATTTTGAACAGAATTCCGAAGTCATTGCAGCCGTCAATCTTAGCCGATTCCTCCAGCCCTTCCGGTATGTTCTGAAAAAAATTCTTGAGGATAATCATATTGAACGCACTAATCGCCGAAGGCAGAATCAGCGCCGCATACGAGTCGATCAGGCCCAGCTCCTTCACCACGAGGAACGTCGGAATCATCCCGCCGTGGAACAGCATCGTGAACACCACCAGGAAATTGAACACCCGGCGTCCGTCCAGATCCTTGCGGGAGAGGCCGTAGGCCATCAGTGCCGTGATGAACATGCTGAACAGCGTGCCCACCAGCGTCACCCCGATTGACACCCCAAGGGCCCGGAAGATCGTATTTGTGGAAAAAATAAATTTGTACGCCTCCAGGCTCCACACCTTCGGAATCAGCACAAACTTGTTGGCGGCCAGCTCAGCGCTGGTCGTGAAGGAGCCTGCCACTACATGGATGAACGGAAGCACTGTCACCAGCGCGATGAGTGCAAGCAGTATAAAGTTGACGGCAGAGAACAGTCTGCCGCTGATCGTGCGGTCTTCTACCATTTGAATTCCTCCTGCGGGCTTTTAATAGACGCCTTCTTCTCCGATTTTCTTGGAAATCTTATTGACGGTCATGACCATAATCAGGCCGACAACCGACTTGAAGAAGCCGATGGCGGTACTGTAGCTGAACTGCCCTTGCCGCAGTCCGGCGGTGTAGACATACGTATCGATAATTTCCGCAACCTCGCGGTTCATGGAGTTGAGCAGCAGGTAGACATGCTCGAAGCCCAGGTCGAGGACGGAACCGATTTTCAGAATGAACAGGGTGATAATAACTCCCCGGATCGCCGGAAGTGTGATATGCCACACCTGCCGGAGCCGTCCCGCTCCATCCATACGCGAAGCTTCATAGAGCCCCGGATCGATAGCCGCGATGGAGGCCAGATAGATAATTGTTCCCCAGCCCGCTTCCCGCCAGATCACCTGAAGAATATACATCGGCCGGAACCAGCCCGGACTCAGCAGGAAGTTCACCTTGGCGAAGCCGAAGTAAGCCAGCAGCTCGTTGATAATCCCGCCGTCCATCGTCACCATGACGAAGGAGATCGAGACGACGATTACCCAGGACATGAAGTGCGGCAGGTAGACGAGGGTCTGGAAGAATCTTTTGAAGAAATTTCCTCTCAGTTCGTTAAGCATCAGGGCCAGAATAATCGGTATCGGAAAATAAATCAGAATATTCATCCCGAACAGGATCAGCGTATTGCTGAGTATGTTCAGGAAATCAGGCTCGGTGAACAGCCGGCTGAAATGCTTCATCCCCACCCACTCGCTCCCGGTAATGCCCTGGTAGGGCTTGTAATCCTGGAAGGAGATGATCAGTCCGTACATCGGCAAATATTTGAAGACTATGAAATACAGCACACCGGGGATCAGCATCACATAAAGTAATTTGTTGCGCCACAGCCGCTTTTTCAGCTCACTGCTGCTCTTGTATTTCTCCGGCTTCGGTTTGGGAGCTGTGCGGGGCGGGGCCGTCACTTCCTGCATGGTTCTCTTCCTTTCTCAGTCAATTCTTCTATTGTGGAAAAAAGGCTGCCGGAGCGCTATCCAAACAGCCCTCTTCCCGTGCTCAGTCCGCTGCTGTTGCTAATGCGCTATGCTTATTTTTTGTACGCGGCATTGTATTCTTCGATAATCTTCGCCCCGCCCCGGCTCTTCCAGTTCTCGACCTCCTTCTCGAAACCGGCTTTATCGATCTGGCCGTACATGTACTTGTATGTGGCATCCGCAATAATCTGCTGAAGCTCTACGCCCTTGGACGTATAGGTTGCCGAGTCGAGCGCCGCCGTAGGATCTGCAACCCCGTACTTCACGTTCTCCAGCACCAGCTCCTCCGCATGAATCCGGCCCGGCAGCACGTTCAGACTCTGATACATGCCGTTCGTTTCGTATTCGCCGATGACGCTGTCCTTGAAGCCTTTGACCTCACGTTCGATCAGCTCTTTATTGTCAGTTGCCTTGGCCTTGCCGTCGACCACGGTATAGTGGGTGCCTTCAATGCCCCAGTACATCAGATTGGCTACCTCAGGGGTCATCATCGCGTCAAAAAACTTCAGAATCTTCTTCAGCTCTGCTTCATCCTTCACCGCCGATTTCGGGAACAGCACTACGTTGTTGTAGCCGGGAATCATCCACTGGGCGAACTTGCCGTCAGGCCCCGCGACCATACTGTGCGTATCCAGCACGGCATCCGGCACGTTTTTGATCAGGTCCTTGTTCAGGGAATCGATATCCTGCATCGAGCCGCCGATATACAGCCCGGCCTTGCCGCTGGTGAACATATTGACCGCATCTGTCTTGCTGGTCGCGGCGAAGTCCTGGTTCATGTAACCGCCTTCACGAAGCTTTTTGAAGAAATCCATCGTATCGATGTATTGCGGAAAAGTAAACTCCGGCGCGAGCTGTCCATCCTTCTCGGCCCAGTTGTTCGGAGTGCCGAACCAGGAGGAGACGGTTTTGAATGCACCGTACACCAGCTCATTGCGGTCCACCACGCCGATGGTATCCTTTTTCCCGTTACCGTCGGGGTCCTGCTCGGTGAAGGCTTTGGCCATAGCGAACAGCTCATCGGTATTGGCCGGTGCTTTCAGCCCCAGCTTATCCGCCCAGTCCTTGCGGTAGATGATGCCCTGACGTGCCAGCGGGCGGCCGATGTACAAGGTGTACAGCTTGCCGTCGACCTTGGTATTGTTGAGGATTTCCGGCTTCAGCTTGTTCAGGTTGGGGAATTCGCTGAGCAGCGGTCCGATCTCCCAGAACTGCCCGTCCTTGATCGCCTCCTTCATCTGCAGGAAGGTCGTCTGGTTCTTCAGGTACGTGACCTGCGGCAGAGAGCCGGTGGCGAACGAGGAGTTCAGCTTCTCCTCATACGTGTCGGCCGGGAAGAATTGATAGGTCAGCTTCGTATTCGTCAATTTCTCCACTTCATTCTTGATCGTATCCGGTGGAGTATCTGTAGTGTTCAGCGGCAGCATAATCTTAATCTCGGTCGGCTTCTCCGGCTCAGCGGCCGCATCCGTGGCGGCTGCCGTATTGGTTCCGGCGCTCGCGCCCGGGTCTTTGGCTGCCTCTTTGTTGTTGTTACCGCCGCAAGCGGACAACATGCTGAGTGTCAGCAGCGAGCTCAGGAGCAGGGTGAAGGATTTTTTCGTCATTCCTCTTTGACCTCCGTTTAACTTGTAATGGTTACAAGCTCACCTTACGCTGCGGGATGGATTACGAAAACAATCATTTGCTCATAAAAGCGGGCGGGGCGCGGGGGTGTGGGTTAATGATTATCGTGTGATGGGGGAGGGGGATAGGCATTGAAAGCTAATACGTGGGAGTGGTGGCGGCATGGCGGAGGATCAGAGCATGGCGGAACTTGCGATGGGCGAGCGGCGGCGGGCGGGACTGCGTTGCGGGCGGGATCGGCGGCGGGCGGGACTCCAAGAGCTTTGGACTTCCGGCCGCTGTTGTCTCCAGATGTTGTTGATTATATGCTTACAGCAGATAACATCCGGAGACAAAGGCGGACACTACCGCTCCTCCAGTTCCAAACCTCCCTCCGTCCCTTTCTGCCGCTCCAGACTGGGGCTTTCAAAGCCTATCCTTTGAAAGTGGGCAAAAGGGCGGCCCCGCTGCTTCGCGCGGCGGGGCCTTGTTGGACCATGTTGGCCCATGTTGGAAGAGAAAGCTGATTAGTCCCGCTATTACTCAAAAATCCTGCACATAATGCAACATTCCGCTCATGAAACTAACCATAATCCAAAAATGTTGCAGAAAAAGCAGCATTCTTTCTCTCCTAAGCCGATCAAAGAGAAAATTCCTGCATTTCGTGCAACATTCCTATTTAGGTCCTGATGTGGGCAACTCAGAGATGCTTTTTCTGCAACATTTTGAGGGAATAGGTTAATGTACATCATTTTACAGATCATAGCTTGGTACGTATTCAAACCGAATAGACAACTTGCCTTCCGCATATCCCCAATACGCGAATACATAACAATTAGAATATTTATCTGTATTCCGTTCTAATTTTGCTGCCATTACAGCTTCAACGTCGTGAGCATCCAATCACAAATTCTTTTCCAATCTCAGGTGCCTTTGAAATAACGTAATCAATAGGGGAAATCATTCCCACCCGAGCTTATCGGAAAGAGTCAGAACCAGTGTTGAAACTCCGCCAAGAAAACGCAGTCTTCTACCGTTCACTAACTTTCATTCTACCTCTCATACGTCAAAAAACGCATTCAAGATGCTGGACTCTTGGATTCCTGGACAATGAGGAAGTGCTTGATGAATTGGACTCCATAGAGCGGGAGCATTTTTATGCGCCTGGACACGGATGAATCTTAGGCGAGTGTCTCAAAAACAAGAGGATTCAAATCGAGCACTTGGGGTCGGGCCTCCCTCGTTATAATTTCCAGAAACTTAGGTTGGACACAGCCAAAAGAAATCCCTTATAGTTGACTGTCTAGATACAGTCAATTATAAGGGATAGACTATTGCATCTGCTCAGCTACTAAAATCTGAGCATCAAACTTAATAATGATAGTGTAACGCTTCTGTATGGTTTATTCCATAAAACCATGAACAATTGTAGTGTCCACTCTTATATGTTCCGTTACAATAGATATTGCCACTATTATCATTTAACATACTAGAAACTCCTTCAATATAACAATAGTAACTATAAGAATAATTAATCATTGATTGAGGACTTAAAGAATAAGCAAGTCCAAGACTAATGGCTTGTGCACAATCAGAATTATTCCATGGGAAGCTTGAAGTACCATATGAACCATCTGAAGTCACTTTATCTGCTTTATTACAGTGTACAATGTTACCATTTGCAACAACCTTCATACCTCCACTACCAGTAGCCCAAGGAATATATGTGCCGGTCGTATATTGAGGAAATAATATTGACCCTGAGGCAGCACTCACTGTAGCTTCAAGTAAGAAGGAGTCCAATGTTTTTTCTTCTTTCTGGGTGTCGATACCCGCCATTCTTTCAGCAGCTTTTTCTAATCCAGCATCATCTTGATGTATTACTATCTCCAGTGGGTCGGAATGACTGACTTTTATTGTCGATTCATAAATAGGATGATCTTCCAAAAGAAGCGAAATTTGATATTCTCCCTCTTTAAAATCTGACGGCAATACAAATTGTCCATCCTCATCGGTCAAGGTAGAGTAATCGCCTAACTTCACAGTAAGGAAAGGAGCATTTGTCACCGCTGTTGTTGACCCATCCATATTATCAATAAATAATTTATCTACAGTGATATCTTCTTGGCCTTCCAACTGTTCACCTAATAAGGCTTTTTTACTAGAATCTTGTTCTATATTCAATTGGTTTTTCGTTTCTTCCCTAACTGTTTGCAATACTTTTTCTGATGTTTCCTTTGCAATTTTCGCATTTTCTTTATTAATACTTAAATGTACATGAACTGAACCTTTTATTATCTGATCCGTCTCACTCACTGTTATGGCATGTTGAGAATGATTACTCTCAATCATTGCCGAAGAATGTTCGGAGTGATCTGTTGCACCCATAGCCATAGAAGAAAGAGAAGCGTACAAGAAGGCTACGTTAAGGACTAGAACTAATATTAATACTTTTTTCAGGTTTACCAATTTCATATAAATTTCACCTTACCCAAAAAAAAGAAAGTTTATTATACTATAAAAATGTCGACCTTTTATATAGCATAATTTTTACTAAATATCCCATACTATTGTATTTTAAGATGTGAGAATACTCACATTCCTTATTAAAGAATTATTCGTATGCTTTTATTATTTGAGCATTTGACATATTTCATTTCCCGGAAAAAGATCTGGGGTTAGAGCCGATTTCATTAGAGAGTTACATCGTTCACTGGTTGGTTGTAGAGTGTTTTCCAATTCCGGCTATCTCGGTGGGGTAATGCACAACGGCGTAAATCTTCCCTGCTGCTGACCTTAACGACCATTCCGTAATTGGTTGTCGAACAAGCCATTATGCCTAGGTGAAGAATTTATTGATCGTCTTGCATACGGTCTCAAGTCTAAAGCACTGAATATGATGGGGAGTCATTCTTTCGATTCAATTTTTTGAAGCTCTTCTAAGGAGAATAGACGTTCTTGGAGAATATATAACAAGGGCGTAGATGAAGCAAAATGCTCATTTATAAAAATTTAATGATTTTCGGAAAATATATCTGTATTCATTAATCCATGCACATAGATCCAATTATCCCCACTATCATTATTAATATGACGGACCCAAGTTGGTAGAAAAGAATTGTTGTCTTTAATAATCCCAATAGTTTTCCCAACCTTTAGTTGCCCATTATTATACTGATTATAAAGTTCATTGTTAGAAGAATATACTTCCCCATCAGGTCCAACAACAGTTCCCGCAACAGATCCCCATTTATATATGTCCAAATTTATATACCACATAATTAAAGCAGTTAATAATAAAATTAAAAATAACAATAAGGAAATTAAAAATACTTTTGTTGACTTCTTCATTGGTTAATACCTCCTTCAAATCCTTTCAAGATATAGTGTACAGCAACTCCCTTTTTGTATGTAAGTTCAAGAAATACGTAGTTAGTTAAATTGTTTCTTTCGGTCTTATACATGATATTCTCCAACTGTAATAAATATCCTCCCATTGCTTCGTTCTCCCAGTCGTTATCCAGCAGAAAACAAGTTTGGACGTCTTGAATGACTTTGGCTTTGCGGATGACGGCGACCCGTCTGGGTTTCTTCCTAGAAGTTGCAGGATACCTCAGGGCGATCCCTTCAATGATCCAGTCTTCGTCCACGTAGCGTGTCCAGTACAGGCAGGAAGCGACTTCTGCGGCCAAAAGCTTGGTCCACTTGATTTTTGCCCACATAGCCAAACAGCGCACCTCCAAAAGTAAATAAAAGTCTTAGCCGCCAAACCCTTTGTAAAACCGGGCATAGTCGACCGAGGGCTGGCCCTAGAGGCCAAAGGTCTCTTCCAGAAAAGGAGACACTTCCATGGACGAGTGAACGTTTGCGGCGCGTAGCACAGCATTCAAGCAAAGGTGGAACTGTCCTCGAAAGCGAGCAAGGGATGGTAGCCTTTGCGCCCCGGCTTATGCGCGCTCACCCCTTTGGTTTGGTGGTCTTGACCTGATTCCCATAGACCATCTCTACGGTGGAGTCCAAATCAACAAGCCCGAATCACTTCGAGGTGCATTCGCCGGAATTCCTTTCGGACATGGGGGTTCAGGATTCCGAGTCGAGCCAGTTCCTTGTACAACAGGGAGTGGTCTGCAACATTTTAGAGGAGTAGCTTAATGTACCTCGTTTTACACATCATAGTTTAGTACGTATTACGTGTTCACTTAAATTAGATTCCTCTTACAGCTTTCTTTATATAACTCTTCGCTTCAGCCAGGGTTAACTGTGTAGATATAACGGATACGTTTAATTTTTCTTGAGTTGTTTCATTGTATAGTGATTTTTCACCCAATGAATCAAGATCTCCAATTAATTTGTTCAATAAGGAAGGGAGTTTACTCTGAACCTCAATGATGGAGAAATAATTATCTTCAGTCTGTACAGCAAAGAAACCTAACCGCCTATACTCCACATAGACTAGACCTCTCATTAACCCATTCCTTCCCTTTACCATTATGCTTATCTTGTTCTATATTTTCATCGGCGTTAGCTTCATTTTTTGGCTGAAAAGATGGATCAATCATGAAGGGTCTCATTGACTTTTTGTTGCCACATAAATATACTTATCATGGACACAAAAAGTGGAGGTGAAGTGATGTCGTCCAAAAAGATGGGGCGTCCACCATCTGACAATCCCAAAAGCGATTTAATTCGGGTACGTGTCGATCAAGAGATTTTGAGCAAGCTCGATGCCTGCACTGAGAAGCTCCAAACGACCCGTTCCGATATTATCCGCAAAGGAATTGAAAAGGTGTTTGACGAGCTCCAAAAATAAAAGAGGAAGCAGCGTAAGTCCCACAAAGAACACCGCTACTTCCTACCCACGCAATCGCTTGGATAAGCAGACTGCATAAATATCCTACCATGTGCAGGAATCTCATTCAAGCGATGTGATGATAATTATGGGAGGACAAATATGACAACAATTTTGGAAGCCTTATATCATGGGCAGCTTCAACCCAGCGAAACCATTGTGCCGTCACATCCAGAGTATCATTCTGCATATCAGCAAGTGACTGCACTAACCGAGCAATGGCGTAAACGATTAGGCGAACAAACCTTTCGGGAGCTAGAAGAGTATTTAGATTTGTGTGACAGCGTAAACAGTATGCATGTGGAAGCGGCATTTCATCAAGGGTTCAAGTTGGGGGCAAACCTTCTGATTGAAACAATGAGTAATCGTCCATAATCCTCGGTGGATTTAACGTCTGTAGCACAGATTAGTCTCACAGCTAAGCCCCACCGCTGAAGCGGCGGGGCCTACTGAGACAATTTAAGTTAAGGCATTAGCATTCCTTGCTCCATCTGTTGAATGGATTGCTTTAACCATTTGACGTTGGACGGGTTATAGAAAGGCTCAGTCTACTGCAAAGTTTCGCCAACAAGGCGGATCTTTTTTTAAGATGTACAATTTAGCCAAAGTGGGGAAACGGCCTGGCTGATGTTACTGAAAAATCCCGCCACAAGAAGCAGTAGCAGGACTTTAAGTTGAGCTTATAGGATGATACTGTTCTAAGGGTTGGAGGGATTAATCAGCCTTCCCCGTGATTGAATAATGAAATTCCAGGAGAGCTAGGTACGCTTGGCCCTACAACAATCGGTACTAAAACAATGCTAAGAACCGTAAGAAGTATAACGACCCTTTTCTTCATGAGAATCTCCTCCCAAAAGTAAAGTTTGATACTGCCGCTTGATCTCTTGATTTGCATTACTTCTAAATCTTTCAAATAGAATTACACTTTCCAGTATATACTTTTCATTGTTTATCTGTTGGAAATTTGTGATTGCTGTTAATAATAAATCAAAACCTTTAGAATAATCGCCTTTATATAAATAATAATATGCGAGTTCATAAATCAAACTGGCTTGGCGATCCATGGCAAGGTTTCTAGAATATCTTCCTTTAACAATTTCATTTAATATTCCACTTAATTCTTGCTTATAACACTCCAGTGTATCATCAATAACAAACTGATTTTTATTAGCGGCTCTTAAAATATGTAATAATCCCATGACTAATTCATTTCTGTGTTTATTAATATAGTCAACGTAAGATTCCAAGACGGTAATATCGCCACTTAGTAACTTTGTTATATAGATATTAGCGGTTGACCATTCAAGGAAAAGAGCTTTCCAATGTTCTACTGCTTCTCCCTGCTCACTTACCCAACTTAAATCGGAGTATGCATACTTGTAACCCAAAGCTACCTCATAGTCACCCTGCTCATCACAAACATTACCCCGCAACAAGTCACTGTAGGCGATATAGAAAAACAGCGGTCTGCCGGGGAGCTTCACGGATTCGGATGCTCTGTGTTCGTGTTGGACCTTCAGGTCATACTGTATTCTAGCCTTATGCCCCATCTTGACTGCATATTCATCGACCTTATCCCAGAGCTGTAAGGACCGGTATGTATTGGCAAGCTCTTTGAGTGCATCAAGCTGATCGACTTCGTCCAACCGTTCGACAAAAGGCTCAAACCGGTTGGCTGCCCACAGGTTCCGGTTCTGATCATCACTTAGCGAAATGGTGAACAACCTGAACTGGCATAGCGCCAGCCGTTCCGAATGCTGATAGCGTTCGGCTTCGGCGACAATCTCATAGATTGCGGCAGCGGCTTCCTTTTTCCCGGCCATAAATAATTCTTCTGCTGTGTCAAACAGCAGGGGCGCATACATCAGGTTGTCCATAATGTGGCGGGCCAGGCGCTGGATACTGTCCAACTTGTTCAGGTCAGCACAGCGAAGCAATAGCGGTCCAATCCTTCTCCAGTCTGAGGAACCACGAATAATATAGTCATCGATATACAAGTCATAGAAGTACCCTTCCTCCTGTCCCATGGCCTCGGTAATCCGATCCAGTTGCTGTATCGCAATAGGCCGGTGTCTGCGAAGGATATTGCTGAGTGTCCCCGAATGAAGCTGAGAACGCTTGGCGAATTCCGTAATCGATAATCCCTTCTGCCGCAAATACTCCTCCAGTTCCGATAACATCGTAGTTGTTGCCTGCAAGTCCTAACCACCCTTCCTCTTCAATTTGTGATTTATAGAATAAAATTCCTTTTATGTTATACAAAATATACCAGTGGTCGATTCATTAATCAAGTACTAATTATGTATTTTTCCTAAACTTTAAAAATTTGGCATTACAGTTGCCACTCTAAGAAATCCGAAGGGGATTCCTTAGTATTTCAGTTATTTATCGTACGTAACACTTAAGCCTACAGACGCACAAACGGCTACGCCATCAGGAGGGCGTAGCCGTTTATCATAAGATGGATTGTCAAGCTAAGTGCAACAGATCTTCCATGAACGATTCGTTTGCAGACTTCCACCCGAGACACTTCCGAGGTCGGTGGTTTATGAGGTGGAGGGCGCGGGCCAGTTCTTCATCTGTAACCTCCGCAAAATCTTTACCCTTCGGGAAAAATTCGCGGAGGAGCCCATTTGCATTCTCATTGGATCCACGTTGCCAGGACGAGTAGGGATCGGCGAAATACACATTAATGCCATGAAAGAACTCCAACGCTGTATGGCATGCGAATTTCTTCCCACGGTCAACGGTGGCGGTTTTGAAGGCTCCTTGTGGAGACTGCCCAGTTACTACACCGAATGCAATCTCCATGGAATGAACGGTGCGGTCAGGCATCTTAACAGCCAGGTACATACACGTCTTGCGCTCAATAAAAGTCGCTACGCAGGCACGACTTTTTCCCCGGCTGGAGACAACTGTATCAAGTTCCCAGTGACCGAATGACTCACGCTTCTTAACGGATTTAGGACGCTGGACAATCGTTTTACCCACTAGAAACCGGCCACGTGTCTCCATAGGCTTCCGTCGTTTTCCTTTATGGCGCAACATGTTAACTTCGCCCCCAGCCAGACGTCCGTCATAAAGCCACCGGTAAATTGTTGTGAAGCATACAAACGGCTTTCCGCTTGCACGACGTTCTTCAGCGATCTGCTCAGGCGACCATGTCTGGTTCAGCTTATCCTCCAGTTCGTCAGCTAACTCCGTCGTGAAGCGACCTTTACCTTTCGGCTTGCTGTCAAGAGTTAATGATTCATTATGCCACCGATTGCTCCCCTTTACCTTTGCTTCGGAAAAGCGGAATCATAATTAGGAATCCTGCAAAAAAACAGAATCCCGCCAATTCGTACACAATTGTAAGTGAAAGTGTATTTTTTAACACACCTGCAACACTCATCATAAGGAGCATCGCTCCCGTCATAAGCGGAGTGCGGATTCCCATTACCCGACCTATAAAGTTTTGATCGGTATGCTGCATGACCATTGCGCTATTTCCGACAAAAATGGCCGGTTGCAGAAGAGCAATGATGAATTGGGCCATCATCGTTAGCCATATCACGGTTGACATCCCTGTTAAGATGATCCCGACACCGTTGACGAGTAAACCAATCATAAGGAAACGTTGTGGAGCGATCTTAGCCGCGAGAGCAAATATTACTATTCCTCCGACAATTTCACCCAAACCGTAAGGTATGCTAATCCATTTCAAAGCCTCTGCAGGCAAGTCCAACTGCT
This region of Paenibacillus sp. FSL K6-1096 genomic DNA includes:
- a CDS encoding glycoside hydrolase family 88 protein encodes the protein MIGSRPQTPMEWAQKACDSLMDTYKAGELPPAHRWHYHQGVFLCGMELLWKKVGEERYIDYIQEYVDDLVDEQGNLYFARDELDAVQAGLLLFNLHERTGKPKYRVAAGKLRHLLLTLNRTAEGGYWHKDKYAHQMWLDGLYMAGVFSLKYANAYGEEGLRDEVLHQERLMRKYMKDETTGLLYHAWDERRRMPWANPETGCSPEFWARSLGWYGLAVSQFMDELPVDDSARAELGVELAGFVHALIRYQDAASGLWYQVVDKGHEPDNWLETSGSCLFVYTLARAVKLGILPEAAAQEAAAAARKGYEGLLQVLEWDEQERLVLPDICIGTGAGDYNSYVTRPKVSNDLHGVGALVMACVEMQELYPAEGADRV
- a CDS encoding carbohydrate ABC transporter permease, whose amino-acid sequence is MVEDRTISGRLFSAVNFILLALIALVTVLPFIHVVAGSFTTSAELAANKFVLIPKVWSLEAYKFIFSTNTIFRALGVSIGVTLVGTLFSMFITALMAYGLSRKDLDGRRVFNFLVVFTMLFHGGMIPTFLVVKELGLIDSYAALILPSAISAFNMIILKNFFQNIPEGLEESAKIDGCNDFGILFKIVLPLSLPAIATISLFYAVTYWNTYMSAILYLDDSAKWPIQVLLRQIVVLASGMDHSATLDGTVPPPDQTIKMAVIVVATLPILMVYPFLQKHFAKGAMLGSMKG
- a CDS encoding sugar ABC transporter permease, translating into MQEVTAPPRTAPKPKPEKYKSSSELKKRLWRNKLLYVMLIPGVLYFIVFKYLPMYGLIISFQDYKPYQGITGSEWVGMKHFSRLFTEPDFLNILSNTLILFGMNILIYFPIPIILALMLNELRGNFFKRFFQTLVYLPHFMSWVIVVSISFVMVTMDGGIINELLAYFGFAKVNFLLSPGWFRPMYILQVIWREAGWGTIIYLASIAAIDPGLYEASRMDGAGRLRQVWHITLPAIRGVIITLFILKIGSVLDLGFEHVYLLLNSMNREVAEIIDTYVYTAGLRQGQFSYSTAIGFFKSVVGLIMVMTVNKISKKIGEEGVY
- a CDS encoding extracellular solute-binding protein produces the protein MTKKSFTLLLSSLLTLSMLSACGGNNNKEAAKDPGASAGTNTAAATDAAAEPEKPTEIKIMLPLNTTDTPPDTIKNEVEKLTNTKLTYQFFPADTYEEKLNSSFATGSLPQVTYLKNQTTFLQMKEAIKDGQFWEIGPLLSEFPNLNKLKPEILNNTKVDGKLYTLYIGRPLARQGIIYRKDWADKLGLKAPANTDELFAMAKAFTEQDPDGNGKKDTIGVVDRNELVYGAFKTVSSWFGTPNNWAEKDGQLAPEFTFPQYIDTMDFFKKLREGGYMNQDFAATSKTDAVNMFTSGKAGLYIGGSMQDIDSLNKDLIKNVPDAVLDTHSMVAGPDGKFAQWMIPGYNNVVLFPKSAVKDEAELKKILKFFDAMMTPEVANLMYWGIEGTHYTVVDGKAKATDNKELIEREVKGFKDSVIGEYETNGMYQSLNVLPGRIHAEELVLENVKYGVADPTAALDSATYTSKGVELQQIIADATYKYMYGQIDKAGFEKEVENWKSRGGAKIIEEYNAAYKK
- a CDS encoding ribbon-helix-helix domain-containing protein, which encodes MSSKKMGRPPSDNPKSDLIRVRVDQEILSKLDACTEKLQTTRSDIIRKGIEKVFDELQK
- a CDS encoding DUF6809 family protein; translation: MTTILEALYHGQLQPSETIVPSHPEYHSAYQQVTALTEQWRKRLGEQTFRELEEYLDLCDSVNSMHVEAAFHQGFKLGANLLIETMSNRP
- a CDS encoding helix-turn-helix transcriptional regulator — translated: MQATTTMLSELEEYLRQKGLSITEFAKRSQLHSGTLSNILRRHRPIAIQQLDRITEAMGQEEGYFYDLYIDDYIIRGSSDWRRIGPLLLRCADLNKLDSIQRLARHIMDNLMYAPLLFDTAEELFMAGKKEAAAAIYEIVAEAERYQHSERLALCQFRLFTISLSDDQNRNLWAANRFEPFVERLDEVDQLDALKELANTYRSLQLWDKVDEYAVKMGHKARIQYDLKVQHEHRASESVKLPGRPLFFYIAYSDLLRGNVCDEQGDYEVALGYKYAYSDLSWVSEQGEAVEHWKALFLEWSTANIYITKLLSGDITVLESYVDYINKHRNELVMGLLHILRAANKNQFVIDDTLECYKQELSGILNEIVKGRYSRNLAMDRQASLIYELAYYYLYKGDYSKGFDLLLTAITNFQQINNEKYILESVILFERFRSNANQEIKRQYQTLLLGGDSHEEKGRYTSYGS